The DNA sequence ATTCGGTCTTTGGCCGAATTTTTACGTTATAAGGGAGGCTATCATTGAACACTAGCATTAAATACTCATGGCAAGTTTTGAAACAGACAAATTAATTCTGATGGATATCGCAGATGCAATCCTTGAAATAAAGGCCGAAGTGGGTACGCTTGATTTCAGAAGTTTAAATGAGTACAATGAAGACGAATACAGCCAGCAGGCCATCAGTACGCAGCTCGCCCAGATCGGAACGGCTGCAGCCATGCTGTCCCAGGAATTCAAGGACGAATATGGAACCATTGACTGGGATGTACTCATTGGGCTGCAGTTCGCCGGAGATGACCAGGAACTGGAGTTGGATACGCATTCCGAATGGAGCCTTATAGAATATGACCTTACTGAAATCGGCCAGGAGGTGCTGGACCTCTCCGGTACCGTTCAAAGCCAGGAAGATCTTGAGCGGGTAAGCCTCAATGAGGAAGACCTCGAAGACCTTACGGAACGCCAGCAGAAGGAAAAAGCCGCCGTTGAAAGCCAGTCGCAGGATGTCGAAGACGAAGCCGATCAATACACCGAGTACGACCGCGCCAGTGAAGAAGAAGACGATAGCTTCATTGATCAGCGCTACAATAATACTTATATACGGGACGCATCAGACGATTCAGAAGAAGACGATTCAGAAAAAAGGGATAGCTAATGGATTCAACTCTACTTTTATTATTAAATTTTAACCATTAAATAAGATTAGTTATGGATTCAGCGATGAAAAATTCAAAGATGCATCAACTGTTTTTAGACCAGTTGAAAGACTTGTATTGGGCGGAAAACCATATTGTGGAATCACTTCCCAAAATGGTGAAAGCAGCGACTTCCCAGGAACTGAAGGATGCCCTGGAAGAACACATCGAGGTAAGCAAGACCCATGTGGAAAGGCTTGAACAGACATTTGAAAGCCTGGACGAAAAGGCGGAAGGCAAAGTTTGCCCGGCCATTAAAGGCCTTGTGAAGGAAGGCGAGGAAATTATCGCGGAAACGGAAGGCGACACTATGACCCGTGACGCCGCCCTGATCATCGCTGCACAAAAAATAGAACACTACGAGATCGCCTCCTATGGCAGCATGGTAACGCTTGCCAAGCGAATGAAGCATAAAAAGGCAGCTGAGCTTCTGGGAGATACTCTCGGGGAAGAGAAGGAAACGGATACTACCCTTACCAGTATTGCAGAAAGTTTCGTTAACGAAGAAGCTGCACAGGAATAAAAATCTTTCCTGACGCTGATGCTTATGAGATGATTGTAAGCAGGGCATAGCTGTGGACGCTTTGTCCTGTTTACTTCTTTACACCTTACACGTTGCAAAATATTTACAGGAATGAAAACAATCACTTTTAACCTCCCGCATGAGATAAACGAGGCGAATGAGCGCGAAATTAAGATCGCCGTGGCAGCAATCCTTTTTGATAAATCGATAATTTCCTCAGAAGAAGCCGCGCGCTTTGCCGGTATATCAAAGCGTAACTTCCTGGTCACGATGGGAAACTACGCGCACATTTATACGCAGATGCTCGGCGCCGCCCGAAATCACCGGCAGTAACTGACATCTATCCGGGGCTGCCTCGCCGTCCGGAATCGGACACCATGTGTTCGTTTCCGGACGGATAGCGGCTAAAAATGCTTCCTGCCGCCTTGAGGGCGGCTTTTTTATGTGGCAGTTTTATTGCGGCACGGATTCGCAATAAAACCATGAACCATGCTGAAGAATTATTTCAGGATAGCCCGGCGAAACCTCTGGAAGAACAAAGCATACAGCTTTATCAATATCACCGGTTTGGCGGTAGGCCTGGCTGGTTTTATACTGCTCCTGTTGTACCTGAATCATGAACTCAGTTATGATACCTGGGATCCGTCTTTGAAGAGGGTCTATAAAATTTCCGTTCAGACCGAAGACGATATCCCGGATGGCACGCCTGGCCCGTTGGCTGATTTTCTTCACGAAAAGGCAGCCCTTGTAGATGCAGCTACCCGTATGTCTGCCGCCGGTGATTTTGAAGTGCTGCTGCAAACAGGCGACAAGAAGATCTACCAGACGGGAACCGTAGAGGCCGATTCCAATTTTTTTAAGGTTTTTCCCTACCGGATTGTTCAGGGGAACGCCGCCACCGCGCTGACAAAGCCCAATGCAATGGTATTGAGTACGGCGGTAGCGAAAAAGTTATTTGGCGATGCTCCCGCTGTCGGCAAGATGGTCAGGGTATATGACGCTTTTGACTGCGAGGTGACGGCATTGATGGAGACGCCCGATAAGCCGTCATACCTGGATGTGCAGCTCGTTTACCGGCCGCCGTATCCGGAAAGCAACTATCACTGGAATAACTGGTCATATGACACTTATATAAAAACGGGCCGAATTATGCCTCTCGCCCAGGTAGAGCGGGAACTTGACCGGATTTACTATGCGGAGCGGCTGAAAAAAGGTGAGCAGTCCTGGGAAGAATTCCACGCGGCCGGACATCGTGCCGGTTTATTTGCCGAGGCCATGCCCCAACTGCATAACTTTCCCCGGCATGGCAAAAGTAATTTCGCCACCGTTTCCGTGCTGCTGGCCCTTGCCGGGCTCTTATTATTTGCCGGTGTCATTAATTTCAGCAACCTGTCGGTGGCAGCCGGTATGCGCAGAGCGAAAGAGGTAGGCGTCCGGAAAAGCCTGGGCTCCGGCAAAAGGTCCCTCCTTTTCCAGTTCATGGGCGAAACCGCCCTGCAATGCTTCCTGAGCCTGGTTCTGGCCATTCTGCTGGTAACTGTCCTGCTGCCGGTTTTTAACCGTGAATTTGGCATCAGCCTGAATTTTCTCGATGGAAAAAATGCCTTGCTGCTGACCGTGCAGATTATCGTTTGCCTGCTGACGGTGATCCTTCTTTCCGGTTTATATCCCGGTATCTTTTTGTCCCGCTGCAATACGGTAAGCGTCCTGAAAGGAAGTTATTCAAGCGGAAAAAGCGGTACGCGCTTACGGAATGCCCTGGTAATGCTGCAGTTTGTCGTGTCCGCGTTCTTCATTACCGGCACCCTGATCGTGAGCAGGCAGCTGAATTTTATGCAAACAAAAGACAAGGGCTTTTCTGCGGAGCAGGTCATGCGCCTGCAAGCAACGCAGCAAACAAGAGAAGCTGATTTCGAACAGGTCCGGAACTCCCTCCTGGCCATTCCCGGCGTCCGGGAAGTTTCCAAGACAACGGTAGTCCCCGGCGATCTCCTGCTGGACACCTCTACCTTTGCATTTAAATATCAGGGCGAATCCATACGAATGGCCTCGGTAAAAGTCAGCGAAGGCTATTTCAACACCCTTTCCATTGACCTGTTAAAAGGCCGCCTGTTTGAAGATAATTACGCAGACAAGCATACGCGCACCGCGGTGATCAACGAGGCCGCCGCACGCCGGATGAACCTGCAGGAGCCCGGTGAAGCCTACATTACCTTTCCCTATTGTGACACTGTGCCGGTAAAGATCATTGGCATTGTAAAAGACTTCCAGGTAGCCGGGTTTAAAGAACAAGTCCTGCCTTCGGTCTTTACCGTCGGCAATGAGGCTTGTATGTATCAATCGGGAGGAGCCATCCTTGTAAAGCTTCACACAAATGACCTGCAAGAGTCCATTGCCAGTATAGAAGCCGCCTGGAAAAAAATCGAACCGGCTTTCCCCATCCGCTACTCTTTCCTTGACAGTAATTTTGAACGTCTTCTTACTTCCTATACCCGCCTGCAGAAGATCATCAGCTTTTTCAGCCTCACAGCCATCGCCATCGCCGCAATGGGCCTTTTTGCCTTGACGACATTTTTAGTAGGCCGCCGTACCAAAGAGATCGGCATCCGGAAAGTCCTTGGCGCCGGCACCGCTGAACTGGGCTTGCTGCTCAGCAAGGATTTTCTGCTCCTGGTAATGGCGGGGGCTGCCCTGGCGGTCCCGCTTACCTGGTGGGCCGCAGGCCGATGGCTAAACGGCTTTGCCTACCGCATGGAACTGGAATGGTGGTTATTTGCCCTGTCAGGATTACTGATCGTACTGCTTGCATTACTTCTGGTGGGATTCCAGTCAGTAAAGGCCGCCATGATGAACCCGGTAAAATCCTTGCGGATAGAATAAATAATTGCTACCTTGGTTCAGGCAGTTGAAAAATACGTTTAACCTAAACCAAGTCTATGCGTAAACACGTTTACTTCCTGCTTATTTTGTCATTCCTATTTATTACCGGCTGCAAGCCTGAAAAAGCCGGCCATCAGTCAGCGGATGAAAGCGAACTGGTCACCATTAAGATCCCGGACTCCTACCAGTCCAGGAAAGATTTCGATTTCGACGATTACTTTTCGAAGGCGGCTTATATACCCTTAGAAACGACAGAAGAAAGTTTCGTCGATGGCATTAATCGCTTAGCCCTATACAAGGGTAAAATTTATATACTCAGCAAGGGCAGTAATAGTGTGCTGATCTTCGACGAACGCGGAAAATTCCTGAATAGGGTACGCAGAGAAGGAAGAGGCCCGGGAGAGTACCAAAGCTTAATGGATTTTGCGATTGACAAAAAAGGGCAGCGCCTGGTACTTTATTCTGACCGGCCTTATTTGTTCATTTATTGTGACCTGGACGGAGAGTACCTGAATCATATTCCTTTCAATAACTTGGCTTTTCGCATCGGATACATTAATGGGAAAGTGCAGCTGCTGGTAAATGAGAAAGTGAACCTGCTGACAGAAATATCCGAAGGCAGCCTGGAACAGAGGACCTTGCTCAATACCTCGGCTACCGACGTTTTCTTTAACAACCGGAGGATAGAACAGCCCGCACTGACTACGGCTTCAAAATTGAACCTATTAATGTTTTACTCGGATACCGTTTATACATACGACGGAAAAAAGCTATCTGCGTCCTTTTTTCTTGATTTTGGGGACAAAGATTTCCGGCTTGAACCTGAGTTTAAAAACATGGGATTTTTAGAGATATACCAGGAGGTTTTTATCCGTCGTCTGGGATTTCCTGTATATAATTTCAGGGAGATGGAAGACTATGTGGTCTTTTCGTTTGGGACAATAGGCAACCTGGTGCTTTATCATAAATCAACAGGGAAGACCAGCAAGCACCGGAAATTTGAAAAAGAAGGAGACCCAATGTGGTTTTCAAATTATTTTGCCCATGACGGCGATGACAATTCCATTTTCACGATTTACGACGCACCCTCATTTATGAAGCGCGCCGCCGAAGCCGTAGAAGACGGCAAGGTACTTCCGGAGGACGTGAAAGCCGTCCTGGGGAACTTGTCGGAGCTGGATAACCCGGTGCTGTTGCGATATACGTTTAAGTGAAAAAATGTCATAGTCCTAAAACCAAGACCTATGTTAAAAAAGAAGTTAATGAAGCCTGCGGCAAACCTACCATCGATCGTCAGGTACATTGCAGGCGTTATCGGAACGGGAAAGACTGGCACTGGTTAGGATGGGTGATAATCCTATTGTGGTGAAATATGTATTTAAATAACAATGAAATGCCCTTATAATTTATTCTTCGCGTTCTTCCTGCTATCATGTGGAGGAGCGAAGACTGCAAAGCAACCGGTAGATATCAATCCGGTAACGGTAATTGAAATTGATAATTCGGTGTTTGAATACGGACAGCAGTTTCCGGCGGCCGTCGACTCGCTGCTCACCGATCTTGAATTTATTCCGCTTGAAACAAGGCCGGAGTCGCTCATTGGTATGGTCACAAAACTTTTTATCAGGGGAAACAGAATCGTGGTATTTGACAAATTTCAGGCGAACGGCGTGCTGATTTTCGATCGGAATGGCAAGTATGTCAATAAAATAAGAAGCGGGAAAGGTCCTGGCGAACATACGGAGTTGATCGACTGCTTTGTCAATGAAAAGGGCCATATTGAAACCTATGAGATATTCACTCGAAAAATCAGAGAATATACACTTGACGGCGGGTTTTTAGGCGATAAGCAATTGCCTTCTTTATACCAGGAAGGTTTCGTGAGCATAGGAGATGTTTATTTTCTTGAAAGCCCCTTTAAAAGAAAGCCGAATGGCTTATACAATCTTTTTCTTTATAACCAATTAACCGGGAAGATTACTGCAAATCTATTTCCTTGCAACCCGGAGGATACGGAGAAAGATATATTCGGGACCAGCCATCCCATGGTTGTGTACCAGAGCCGTGTAAATTACTCCATGCCTTATAATGATACCGTTTTTTCTGTCGATACAAGCGGAAACGTACAAGCAAGATACGTCATAAAGTATGCTGAAAACGCCCTGCCAACCGGTTTTCTATCGAAGTATAAAGGTATAAATCCCTTCGAAGCCATTGTTGAAAATAACTATGTCATTACCGCGCAAGTTCAGGAAAGCGAGAACCATCTGGTAATTGATTATATTTTTAATCAAAACACTCCCTATACAGCTATCTACGACAAACGCACAAAAGAAGTGGTTTTTAATTCAGGCGCCAACGATGGCAGGTTATTCGGGGATTTTCATTTTTTAATGGGACTGCATAAAGTCAGCTCTAATGTTTTCGCAACGGTGTACCCTCATATTGATTATCCAATGTTATATTTTAATAATAACGCGAGGATGATGAAACAACTAGAACGTTTTCCGGTAGAAGACAAATCTATGAGCAACCCGGTGCTGGCGTTGTTCCGGTTAGAATAGTAGGATTGTTAAATATGAAATTATTTGCTTTTATATCTGTTAATTTTATTTTTTGCATTCTGCTGCCGTCCTGCAATGATAACAAACGCAGGAAACCTGACACGGGCAAAGCAGGCATAACTATAGTAGATATTAGCAAGGCCCGAAGCTTACCAGCTATAGGCGATGCAATAAAGGAGATTCAATTTATCCCTTTGGAGACGAATGATAGCAGTATTGTTTCGACAGTTAACAAAGCCATTTTGTACGAGAGTGAAATATACATACTGGATAAGGAACAGCGGAGTTTAAAAGTGTTTGGAAAAGATGGCAACTATCTTAGATCAATTGGAAGCCTGGGAAAGGGACCTGGCGAGTTTACAATAATTAACGACTTCATTATTGATCCGCGGGAGAAAAAGATACTGATCCTGAGTAACAACGAGCAGGGGATTTTTGAGTTTAGCCTGCAGGGAAAATATATTAGAAGTATAAAGCATCGTTTATATGGCAATTCCTTTAGCAGAATTGATGGTAAGTATTATTATCACATTAATCAGAACGTAAACGACCTGTCAAAGCACTATAATCTGATAGCTGTTGACAGTTCCGGAAAGGTGCTGGATAGGCTATTCCCGTTTCCAAAATCTTTTGGAGGCGGGTTAAGTTTCTCCGGATTTATATTTAAAAACAAGAAGGGATTCCTCTATAGTTCTGCGCTCTCAGATACAATTTATCAAATA is a window from the Anseongella ginsenosidimutans genome containing:
- a CDS encoding 6-bladed beta-propeller; protein product: MKLFAFISVNFIFCILLPSCNDNKRRKPDTGKAGITIVDISKARSLPAIGDAIKEIQFIPLETNDSSIVSTVNKAILYESEIYILDKEQRSLKVFGKDGNYLRSIGSLGKGPGEFTIINDFIIDPREKKILILSNNEQGIFEFSLQGKYIRSIKHRLYGNSFSRIDGKYYYHINQNVNDLSKHYNLIAVDSSGKVLDRLFPFPKSFGGGLSFSGFIFKNKKGFLYSSALSDTIYQIAAAGNGIYPKYVFDFGESAIPLSVKKSFDSFMKEGLRYSFLHNYVVESEDVLAFTYQDRGKIISAFCIRENGAGNSLIPVKFTFPIGHPIGLTGEGKVVSFISVAGFISALKAGKISELYLKEEFPELYELLPTLEVSDNPILTIVEFEMPQNF
- a CDS encoding ferritin-like domain-containing protein, with protein sequence MHQLFLDQLKDLYWAENHIVESLPKMVKAATSQELKDALEEHIEVSKTHVERLEQTFESLDEKAEGKVCPAIKGLVKEGEEIIAETEGDTMTRDAALIIAAQKIEHYEIASYGSMVTLAKRMKHKKAAELLGDTLGEEKETDTTLTSIAESFVNEEAAQE
- a CDS encoding 6-bladed beta-propeller → MKCPYNLFFAFFLLSCGGAKTAKQPVDINPVTVIEIDNSVFEYGQQFPAAVDSLLTDLEFIPLETRPESLIGMVTKLFIRGNRIVVFDKFQANGVLIFDRNGKYVNKIRSGKGPGEHTELIDCFVNEKGHIETYEIFTRKIREYTLDGGFLGDKQLPSLYQEGFVSIGDVYFLESPFKRKPNGLYNLFLYNQLTGKITANLFPCNPEDTEKDIFGTSHPMVVYQSRVNYSMPYNDTVFSVDTSGNVQARYVIKYAENALPTGFLSKYKGINPFEAIVENNYVITAQVQESENHLVIDYIFNQNTPYTAIYDKRTKEVVFNSGANDGRLFGDFHFLMGLHKVSSNVFATVYPHIDYPMLYFNNNARMMKQLERFPVEDKSMSNPVLALFRLE
- a CDS encoding ABC transporter permease; translation: MLKNYFRIARRNLWKNKAYSFINITGLAVGLAGFILLLLYLNHELSYDTWDPSLKRVYKISVQTEDDIPDGTPGPLADFLHEKAALVDAATRMSAAGDFEVLLQTGDKKIYQTGTVEADSNFFKVFPYRIVQGNAATALTKPNAMVLSTAVAKKLFGDAPAVGKMVRVYDAFDCEVTALMETPDKPSYLDVQLVYRPPYPESNYHWNNWSYDTYIKTGRIMPLAQVERELDRIYYAERLKKGEQSWEEFHAAGHRAGLFAEAMPQLHNFPRHGKSNFATVSVLLALAGLLLFAGVINFSNLSVAAGMRRAKEVGVRKSLGSGKRSLLFQFMGETALQCFLSLVLAILLVTVLLPVFNREFGISLNFLDGKNALLLTVQIIVCLLTVILLSGLYPGIFLSRCNTVSVLKGSYSSGKSGTRLRNALVMLQFVVSAFFITGTLIVSRQLNFMQTKDKGFSAEQVMRLQATQQTREADFEQVRNSLLAIPGVREVSKTTVVPGDLLLDTSTFAFKYQGESIRMASVKVSEGYFNTLSIDLLKGRLFEDNYADKHTRTAVINEAAARRMNLQEPGEAYITFPYCDTVPVKIIGIVKDFQVAGFKEQVLPSVFTVGNEACMYQSGGAILVKLHTNDLQESIASIEAAWKKIEPAFPIRYSFLDSNFERLLTSYTRLQKIISFFSLTAIAIAAMGLFALTTFLVGRRTKEIGIRKVLGAGTAELGLLLSKDFLLLVMAGAALAVPLTWWAAGRWLNGFAYRMELEWWLFALSGLLIVLLALLLVGFQSVKAAMMNPVKSLRIE
- a CDS encoding 6-bladed beta-propeller, encoding MRKHVYFLLILSFLFITGCKPEKAGHQSADESELVTIKIPDSYQSRKDFDFDDYFSKAAYIPLETTEESFVDGINRLALYKGKIYILSKGSNSVLIFDERGKFLNRVRREGRGPGEYQSLMDFAIDKKGQRLVLYSDRPYLFIYCDLDGEYLNHIPFNNLAFRIGYINGKVQLLVNEKVNLLTEISEGSLEQRTLLNTSATDVFFNNRRIEQPALTTASKLNLLMFYSDTVYTYDGKKLSASFFLDFGDKDFRLEPEFKNMGFLEIYQEVFIRRLGFPVYNFREMEDYVVFSFGTIGNLVLYHKSTGKTSKHRKFEKEGDPMWFSNYFAHDGDDNSIFTIYDAPSFMKRAAEAVEDGKVLPEDVKAVLGNLSELDNPVLLRYTFK
- a CDS encoding UPF0175 family protein translates to MKTITFNLPHEINEANEREIKIAVAAILFDKSIISSEEAARFAGISKRNFLVTMGNYAHIYTQMLGAARNHRQ